From the genome of Bactrocera oleae isolate idBacOlea1 chromosome 2, idBacOlea1, whole genome shotgun sequence, one region includes:
- the LOC106614809 gene encoding uncharacterized protein produces MALINSQFIWAIIVVVLVARTNQERLSDSSAPTQINAEGVEKCGSRSDSVSSARHTDELIKSVPYFQASLPMRVYECLRVFSILRCTKLFILQKMEERNTINHSGNLTRDFLDQFIDTEDEVGSLIDNKYANMTDEKLNHYLVLRFQRFFKHRDIKLHFLPGVMVKIVPSRDNKLSFTLRKSKKTKKQAVHASGRATKLVEEIDETLGLTEPTKETHSVESALTKQSVLGLGGAGLGGVGGIRRKNKKGSPFATYKNTILQMAVPVMVMPAILLGSVLPFLLPMLKLATIMSMMLNNSAFIAALIYAARTHANAQDEQQISYPPQGYF; encoded by the exons ATGGCGCTCATCAACTCTCAATTCATTTGggcaattattgttgttgtgctagtCGCGCGCACCAATCAAGAGCGTTTGAGCGACAGCAGCGCGCCTACGCAAATTAACGCGGAAGGTGTTGAAAAGTGTGGTAGCAGAAGTGACTCCGTTTCAAGCGCACGCCACACTGACGAGCTGATAAAAAGTGTACCATACTTTCAGGCGTCACTGCCGATGCGCGTGTACGAGTGCTTGCGCGTCTTTAGCATTTTGCGCTGCacgaaattgtttattttgcaaaaaatggaGGAGCGCAATACGATAAATCACAGTGGCAACTTAACACGCGACTTTCTCGATCAATTTATTGACACGGAAGACGAGGTGGGCAGCCTGATTGATAACAAGTATGCGAATATGACGGATGAGAAGCTGAATCATTATTTGGTTCTGCGTTTTCAGCGCTTCTTCAAGCATCGCGACATCAAATTGCATTTCCTGCCGGGAGTAATGGTGAAGATCGTGCCCAGTCGCGACAACAAGCTGAGCTTCACACTGAGAAAGAGCAAAA AAACTAAAAAACAAGCCGTGCACGCGAGTGGACGCGCCACCAAACTTGTCGAGGAAATCGATGAAACGCTGGGCCTAACCGAACCAACAAAAGAAACACATTCCGTTGAATCGGCGCTAACAAAGCAAAGCGTTTTAGGTTTAGGCGGCGCTGGCCTTGGTGGTGTTGGTGGAATACGGCGCAAAAATAAGAAGGGGTCCCCCTTTGCTACTTACAAGAACACAATTCTTCAAATGGCCGTGCCTGTTATGGTCATGCCCGCCATTCTACTGGGGTCGGTATTGCCATTCCTATTGCCCATGCTGAAGTTGGCCACGATAATGTCGATGATGTTGAATAATAGTGCTTTTATTGCGGCGCTCATTTATGCCGCGCGCACACACGCGAACGCGCAGGACGAGCAGCAAATCAGCTATCCTCCACAAGGttatttttag